Proteins from a genomic interval of Flammeovirgaceae bacterium SG7u.111:
- a CDS encoding rhodanese-like domain-containing protein, whose translation MNLEQSIASGKATIVDVRSEMEYQMGHCEDSINIPLHELPERIDEFKTMAKPLVLCCASGNRSGQATGFLQQQGVDDVHNGGPWQEVQYVKSGEVQ comes from the coding sequence ATGAATTTGGAGCAATCGATAGCATCGGGAAAGGCAACAATTGTAGATGTAAGAAGCGAAATGGAATATCAAATGGGTCATTGCGAAGACTCCATCAACATTCCTCTTCACGAACTTCCTGAGCGAATAGATGAATTCAAAACAATGGCTAAACCGCTAGTGCTGTGTTGTGCTTCTGGTAATAGAAGTGGGCAAGCAACCGGTTTCTTGCAACAGCAAGGCGTTGATGATGTTCATAATGGTGGTCCTTGGCAAGAGGTTCAATATGTAAAATCAGGTGAAGTTCAGTAA
- a CDS encoding rhodanese-like domain-containing protein, translating to MFGFLKKMLGGPSVDLGEVISQGAVIIDVRTPGEYKSGHVKGSVNIPLDKVSANIDKIKKYNKPIITCCASGMRSGSAASILRKNGLEEVYNGGSWGRVNNLKR from the coding sequence ATGTTCGGATTTTTGAAGAAAATGCTCGGTGGACCAAGTGTCGATTTGGGCGAAGTGATAAGCCAAGGAGCAGTAATCATAGATGTGCGCACCCCTGGGGAATACAAAAGCGGGCATGTAAAAGGCTCGGTAAATATCCCCTTAGACAAGGTCAGTGCTAACATTGATAAGATCAAGAAATACAACAAGCCAATCATCACTTGCTGTGCCTCGGGCATGCGAAGCGGTTCGGCGGCATCTATCTTGAGGAAAAACGGGTTAGAAGAGGTCTACAACGGTGGAAGCTGGGGTAGGGTTAACAACCTGAAAAGATAA
- the tpiA gene encoding triose-phosphate isomerase — protein MRKKIVAGNWKMNLDKEAAESLASEVVNIAKDEVPSDVTVIMGAPFIHLSKVRNLVPAGKNICVSAQDCSSKESGAFTGEISAPMLKSYGIEYVILGHSERRQYWNESNELLAAKTDAALASGLKPIFCCGELLEERQAEKQDEVVGKQLAEGLFHLSAEAFANVVIAYEPVWAIGTGVTASSAQAQEMHASIRKMIAGKYGQEVADATSILYGGSCNPKNAEELFACPDVDGGLIGGASLKSRDFIAICKSY, from the coding sequence ATGAGAAAGAAAATCGTTGCAGGAAACTGGAAAATGAACTTGGATAAAGAAGCAGCTGAAAGCTTGGCTTCTGAAGTAGTGAACATCGCCAAAGATGAAGTACCTTCCGATGTGACCGTAATCATGGGCGCTCCGTTCATCCACCTTTCCAAAGTGAGAAACTTGGTGCCTGCTGGAAAAAATATATGTGTGAGTGCACAAGATTGCAGCAGCAAAGAGTCTGGTGCTTTCACGGGAGAAATCTCTGCTCCAATGCTGAAGTCTTATGGAATTGAGTACGTAATCTTGGGCCATAGTGAAAGAAGACAATATTGGAACGAAAGCAACGAATTGTTGGCTGCAAAAACCGATGCTGCTTTGGCAAGTGGTTTGAAGCCTATCTTCTGTTGTGGCGAGTTGCTAGAAGAGCGCCAAGCTGAAAAGCAAGATGAAGTAGTAGGCAAGCAATTGGCGGAAGGTCTTTTCCACCTAAGTGCAGAAGCTTTTGCCAATGTAGTGATTGCTTATGAGCCAGTTTGGGCTATTGGAACTGGTGTGACCGCATCTTCGGCACAAGCGCAAGAAATGCACGCTTCTATCCGTAAGATGATTGCTGGGAAATATGGCCAAGAAGTAGCTGATGCAACTTCTATCCTTTATGGTGGTAGCTGTAACCCTAAGAATGCGGAAGAGCTTTTTGCTTGCCCAGATGTGGACGGCGGCTTGATCGGTGGCGCATCTCTTAAGTCAAGAGATTTCATTGCAATCTGCAAATCTTACTAA
- the chrA gene encoding chromate efflux transporter, which produces MDFKKIKEVFLVFGKLGCIAFGGPAAHIAMMEEEVVNKRKWMSQQYFLDMVGATNLVPGPNSTQMTMHCGHVRAGWAGLLVGGAAFIAPAVFFTLLLAIVYGEYGTVPAIAPLFYGIKPAVIGTILNATYKLGKKALKNWQLGVIGLVVLGCSLYGLDEFLLIIGGGLVGMVWLGMIGGKESKMAMFTPFMLLAKPVSASVGSTSIFLAFLKIAFVLFGSGYVLIAYIDAEFVEKLGWLTKQELLDAVAMGQFTPGPVLTTATFVGYQLGGVSGALWGSLGMFLPSFFLVGVLVKIIPLLRKSKMLSKFLDAVNASAVGIMAAVTLKLGVELGSEWQGLVLMILSVFIAFRFPKVSTFWVIIGGALLGYLLLLF; this is translated from the coding sequence ATGGATTTCAAGAAGATAAAAGAAGTATTTTTGGTTTTTGGCAAGCTCGGCTGTATTGCCTTTGGAGGGCCAGCCGCTCACATTGCCATGATGGAAGAGGAGGTGGTGAACAAACGGAAATGGATGAGCCAGCAATACTTCTTAGATATGGTTGGTGCAACTAATTTAGTGCCTGGGCCTAATTCTACCCAAATGACCATGCACTGTGGGCATGTGCGAGCAGGTTGGGCAGGATTGCTAGTGGGTGGTGCAGCTTTTATTGCGCCTGCGGTTTTTTTTACCCTGTTGCTCGCCATTGTATATGGGGAATACGGAACAGTCCCCGCTATTGCGCCTCTGTTTTATGGAATAAAACCAGCCGTAATCGGCACCATCCTCAATGCTACTTATAAGCTGGGCAAAAAAGCGTTGAAGAATTGGCAGTTGGGGGTAATAGGGCTAGTTGTTTTGGGATGTTCGCTTTATGGGCTCGATGAATTTCTCTTGATTATAGGAGGTGGTTTAGTGGGGATGGTTTGGCTAGGGATGATAGGAGGGAAGGAGTCAAAAATGGCGATGTTTACCCCGTTCATGCTCTTAGCAAAGCCTGTCTCTGCATCGGTGGGAAGTACTTCTATCTTTCTAGCTTTTCTGAAAATAGCTTTTGTCCTCTTTGGGAGCGGGTATGTCCTCATTGCATACATAGATGCAGAGTTTGTGGAAAAACTGGGTTGGCTCACCAAGCAAGAGCTGTTAGATGCAGTAGCTATGGGGCAGTTTACGCCAGGTCCGGTTCTCACTACGGCTACTTTTGTTGGGTACCAGCTAGGTGGAGTATCAGGAGCACTTTGGGGTTCGTTGGGCATGTTTTTACCCTCTTTCTTCTTGGTAGGAGTACTGGTGAAAATCATTCCCTTGCTCAGGAAATCGAAGATGCTTTCCAAGTTTTTAGATGCAGTAAACGCTAGTGCCGTGGGGATTATGGCAGCGGTGACGCTCAAACTAGGAGTGGAGTTAGGTTCGGAATGGCAAGGCTTGGTCTTGATGATCTTGAGTGTATTCATTGCCTTTCGCTTTCCTAAAGTAAGTACTTTTTGGGTAATTATTGGTGGAGCTTTGCTGGGGTATTTGTTGCTATTATTTTAA
- a CDS encoding TetR/AcrR family transcriptional regulator, translating into MKTKELIKDVARESFNQKGIQNVTLREVAASLKKSYGNVTYHFPTKEHLIEELFQDYNSALKELQIDHSGYENLLHYFLVLPEFSFDITVKYLFFFIDYVELKRIYPEFIQKVEEENKGRKEKWKGLMQVLQKQGFLENKLADEDLEYIMELSAGMRMVYFQENLGKQFDTLAFSKKVNQLLLPYLSEQGKRFYEGFYR; encoded by the coding sequence ATGAAAACAAAAGAATTGATAAAGGACGTAGCGAGGGAGTCTTTCAACCAAAAAGGCATCCAAAATGTGACTTTGAGGGAGGTAGCGGCATCTCTCAAAAAGAGCTATGGAAATGTGACCTATCATTTCCCAACCAAGGAGCACCTGATAGAGGAGCTCTTTCAGGATTATAATTCTGCACTGAAAGAGTTGCAAATAGACCATAGTGGGTACGAGAACTTGCTGCATTACTTTTTGGTATTGCCTGAGTTCAGCTTCGATATCACGGTAAAGTATCTGTTCTTTTTTATCGATTATGTGGAGCTCAAAAGGATATACCCTGAGTTTATTCAAAAAGTGGAAGAGGAAAATAAAGGCAGAAAAGAGAAATGGAAAGGCTTGATGCAGGTTCTGCAAAAGCAAGGTTTTTTGGAAAACAAGCTGGCAGATGAGGACTTGGAATACATCATGGAATTGAGTGCAGGAATGAGGATGGTTTATTTCCAAGAAAACCTCGGCAAGCAATTCGACACATTAGCTTTTTCCAAAAAAGTCAACCAGCTCTTGCTGCCTTATTTGAGCGAGCAGGGGAAAAGGTTTTATGAGGGATTTTATAGGTAA
- a CDS encoding alpha/beta hydrolase: MKSIYKSDQAKVEIMKLYEEKLASLNLDYTETDVPTQFGNTRVITAGNPKRGKLVLFHGINAGAPLTLEAVQGLSADFQLVAIDTIGQATKSDETVLDIKGDSYAIWADEVLEKLAIQEADFIGVSYGAYILQKLITHKPQRVKKSVFVVPSGLVNGNTWESITKLTFPLIRFMLTKKDEHLRSFIKAFVPDKDEFMFRLQKQLLLGVNIDYRRPTLLKKSDVAHFENPVYLIEASDDIFFPGEEAVARAKEVFNNIGGVHFLKNSKHMPAKHNYPEIQQKIREWIG; encoded by the coding sequence ATGAAATCCATTTATAAAAGCGACCAAGCAAAAGTAGAGATTATGAAACTCTACGAAGAAAAGTTGGCGAGTTTAAACTTAGACTATACCGAAACAGATGTGCCCACCCAATTTGGTAACACGAGGGTAATTACCGCTGGAAACCCTAAAAGGGGAAAACTTGTGCTCTTCCACGGGATAAATGCAGGAGCTCCGCTAACCTTAGAAGCCGTGCAAGGGCTGTCTGCCGATTTCCAACTTGTTGCCATAGATACTATTGGGCAAGCGACCAAAAGCGATGAAACAGTGCTGGACATAAAAGGTGATTCTTACGCAATCTGGGCAGATGAAGTGCTGGAAAAGCTAGCTATTCAGGAAGCTGATTTCATTGGAGTTTCCTACGGCGCATACATTTTACAAAAACTCATTACCCATAAACCTCAGCGGGTAAAAAAATCTGTTTTTGTAGTGCCAAGTGGCTTGGTAAACGGAAATACCTGGGAATCAATCACCAAACTTACCTTTCCCCTCATCCGCTTTATGCTCACCAAAAAAGACGAACATCTCCGCTCGTTTATCAAAGCCTTCGTGCCCGATAAAGACGAATTTATGTTTAGGCTTCAAAAGCAATTACTATTGGGCGTGAACATAGATTATAGGAGACCTACCCTGTTGAAAAAATCGGATGTCGCTCATTTTGAAAATCCTGTGTACCTGATAGAAGCCTCCGACGATATCTTTTTCCCCGGAGAAGAGGCAGTAGCAAGGGCAAAAGAAGTATTCAATAATATAGGGGGAGTTCATTTCCTAAAAAACTCCAAACACATGCCCGCGAAGCATAATTACCCCGAAATACAGCAGAAAATACGAGAATGGATTGGGTGA
- the tnpA gene encoding IS200/IS605 family transposase, which yields MSRFHKLSHSIWYCKYHIVWTPKYRYRILEGAIKRAAIEHIMQYASQKKCIIDTLNVQKGHVHLIIDIPPKYSVSDVVGILKGRTAIRLFSKFKKLKQRPYWGNRFWATGYCVDTVGLDPEKIRLYVEYQEEQEKKNES from the coding sequence ATGAGCCGTTTTCACAAATTGTCACATTCGATCTGGTATTGCAAGTACCATATAGTTTGGACACCTAAATATAGGTATAGAATCCTCGAAGGAGCAATAAAAAGGGCAGCAATAGAGCATATAATGCAGTACGCCTCCCAAAAGAAATGTATTATCGATACGCTGAACGTCCAAAAGGGCCATGTTCACTTGATTATCGATATCCCTCCCAAATATTCGGTTTCCGATGTGGTGGGGATCTTGAAGGGCCGGACAGCCATACGGTTGTTTTCAAAGTTCAAGAAGCTGAAGCAACGCCCCTATTGGGGCAACCGTTTTTGGGCAACAGGCTATTGTGTTGATACGGTAGGGCTTGACCCAGAAAAGATAAGGCTTTACGTGGAGTATCAAGAAGAACAGGAAAAAAAGAACGAGAGCTAA
- a CDS encoding helix-turn-helix domain-containing protein — protein sequence MKVLNAESIKIAPIIQKSTTKTEPNHYSVCWIQNGVQSIEINNVLYKDVSNAIFFMNPSFDWKIVKTNTSASSGYVLSLPQKTLDNPALSNLHINEVRLFANDEIPKINLAPGIEIRIQAILEMIDELVGSHLNHKDDAIISLLNTFFVYCDGQCNIKSVISENNAKKTVVYKFKKLVNQWFFEYHGVNEYAQLLNVSDKYLNECVNDILGVNAKSIITEQHVMRARHALKFTDKTVKEICFEMGFSSPDYFSYFLKKHTGMSPSMLRES from the coding sequence ATGAAGGTATTGAACGCAGAATCGATAAAAATAGCTCCTATCATTCAAAAATCCACTACTAAAACTGAGCCTAACCATTACTCGGTTTGCTGGATTCAGAACGGGGTTCAGTCCATTGAGATAAATAATGTGTTGTACAAAGATGTCTCAAATGCTATTTTCTTTATGAACCCCAGTTTCGACTGGAAAATAGTAAAAACGAATACCAGCGCTTCTTCTGGGTATGTGCTATCGCTTCCTCAAAAAACATTAGACAATCCTGCCTTGAGCAACCTTCATATAAATGAAGTACGGCTTTTTGCCAATGATGAAATCCCTAAGATAAACCTTGCCCCCGGTATAGAAATAAGGATTCAGGCTATTTTAGAAATGATAGATGAGCTGGTAGGCTCACACCTCAACCATAAGGATGATGCCATTATCTCTTTATTGAATACTTTCTTTGTGTATTGTGATGGGCAATGCAATATCAAATCTGTCATTTCCGAAAATAATGCGAAAAAGACGGTAGTTTATAAGTTCAAAAAGCTAGTGAACCAATGGTTTTTTGAATACCATGGAGTGAATGAGTATGCCCAATTACTCAATGTATCTGACAAATACCTCAACGAATGTGTGAACGATATTTTGGGGGTAAATGCAAAGAGCATAATAACCGAACAACACGTGATGAGAGCGAGACATGCATTAAAGTTTACCGACAAAACAGTAAAAGAGATTTGCTTTGAAATGGGCTTCTCCTCTCCCGATTATTTCAGCTATTTCTTAAAAAAACACACCGGAATGTCCCCTTCCATGCTCAGAGAAAGCTGA
- a CDS encoding cupin domain-containing protein has product MDRKTFLKSSKIGIGLAFVPGISQALVPDSKPSATAEPKIIKDDQGSILNVIGDIQTHKLVGSDTGNQLVEWVDNVDPGVGIPPHIHTLEDEIFRVIKGELEIMVDGKTTVLKEGDIAFAPKNVPHAWKVVGTEKAKMITTAFPAGIENMFEELAKLPAGPPDFEKVTKICGEHGISFLS; this is encoded by the coding sequence ATGGACAGAAAAACATTTTTAAAATCATCTAAAATTGGAATTGGGCTAGCTTTTGTACCAGGAATCAGCCAAGCATTAGTCCCTGACAGCAAACCATCGGCTACTGCCGAACCAAAAATCATCAAGGATGACCAAGGTAGCATCTTGAATGTGATAGGCGATATCCAAACCCACAAATTGGTCGGTAGCGATACTGGCAACCAACTAGTAGAATGGGTGGATAACGTTGACCCTGGTGTAGGTATCCCCCCTCACATCCACACCCTCGAAGACGAAATCTTTAGGGTAATAAAAGGAGAGCTTGAAATAATGGTGGACGGAAAAACCACTGTTTTGAAAGAAGGAGATATCGCTTTTGCCCCTAAAAATGTTCCACATGCATGGAAAGTAGTAGGAACGGAAAAGGCAAAAATGATTACTACCGCATTTCCCGCAGGCATAGAAAACATGTTCGAAGAATTAGCGAAACTTCCTGCCGGTCCGCCCGATTTCGAGAAAGTCACCAAGATTTGTGGCGAGCATGGCATTAGTTTCCTCAGCTAG
- a CDS encoding DUF2914 domain-containing protein: MKRTLVRLRNSRLRKFLRRHEKYAPILFFIGGFIFDSFTLGRIDRLYDLSILCLHMISLTITLFLFNLADDGLWKKTFLRRIEEYFPLAIQFFFGGLSSAYVIYFSRSVSLSKTASFFLILVALLVANEFLKKRISNKYLQFGVYSFISFTFFTFMIPVFIKEMNTEIFLYSGLASLLFTLLLIISIYWASPSTRAEVRLRKLTGLVLLIYTLINAFYFLKLIPPVPLALDKGIVAHDVRLENGTYTVTYEKNLGNIFWRDHRLTFNRKPGEKVFVFSSIFAPTDIKKKIFHRWKWYNKDAEKWTIVDDIGYEIKGGRDGGYRGYTYKKNVLEGKWKVEVITEEELVLGVINFEVITSTALAPEGLVIEEF; the protein is encoded by the coding sequence ATGAAAAGGACATTAGTTAGACTAAGAAACAGCAGGCTCAGGAAATTTTTGCGGAGACACGAGAAATATGCTCCCATCTTGTTTTTTATAGGAGGGTTCATTTTTGATTCTTTCACCCTTGGGCGCATAGATCGCCTGTACGACCTAAGTATCCTCTGCCTTCACATGATCTCCCTCACCATCACCCTTTTCCTTTTCAATTTGGCAGACGATGGTCTTTGGAAAAAGACATTCCTTCGGAGAATTGAAGAGTATTTCCCCTTGGCTATCCAGTTTTTCTTTGGAGGGCTTTCAAGCGCTTATGTTATCTATTTTTCCAGAAGCGTTTCTCTGTCCAAAACAGCCTCGTTCTTTCTCATCCTAGTAGCCTTGCTAGTTGCAAACGAGTTTTTGAAAAAGCGGATATCCAATAAGTACCTACAGTTTGGGGTGTACTCTTTTATCAGCTTTACCTTTTTCACGTTCATGATCCCGGTGTTCATCAAAGAGATGAATACAGAAATTTTTTTGTATTCGGGCTTAGCCAGTTTACTATTTACGCTACTACTAATCATCAGTATCTACTGGGCAAGCCCAAGTACGCGGGCAGAGGTCCGCTTAAGGAAACTTACGGGATTAGTTTTGTTGATTTATACACTTATCAATGCTTTTTACTTTCTCAAGCTCATTCCACCTGTTCCCCTTGCACTAGACAAAGGGATAGTAGCCCACGATGTCAGACTTGAAAATGGCACTTATACGGTCACTTATGAGAAAAACCTTGGCAATATATTTTGGAGAGACCATAGGCTGACATTTAACCGCAAGCCAGGTGAAAAGGTATTTGTTTTTTCCTCCATTTTTGCACCTACCGACATCAAGAAAAAGATATTCCACCGGTGGAAATGGTACAACAAGGATGCTGAAAAGTGGACAATTGTTGATGATATAGGCTATGAGATAAAAGGTGGAAGAGACGGTGGATATCGTGGTTACACCTATAAAAAAAATGTTCTTGAAGGCAAATGGAAAGTGGAAGTGATCACAGAAGAAGAACTGGTGCTAGGCGTGATTAATTTTGAAGTGATCACAAGCACTGCTTTAGCACCAGAGGGACTGGTGATTGAAGAGTTTTGA